In the Candidatus Paceibacterota bacterium genome, GGGACCCCGGTGTGGTTCCCATGGGGGCCGACCCCCATGGGAACCACACCGGGATGTAACGGGTGTCACAGCGTGATCGCACCGGCATTTCCGACTCTGGAGGGCTCTGACGAAGGGTGTGCTCGGGCACCACGACTGTCTCAAAACTGGACACTGCGCCAATTCCTACCGAAATGGTGATTCGGTTCTGGAATACGGGACTGTATTTGTGGATTGCCGTAACCAGACGAAATCCAAACCGCGATTGGAACGCAGACTGGGAAGGACGCCAGTTCACCGGCATCGCATTATGCCTTCCGCAGCCACAGTCCTTTTGCCTTTGACCTGTCAGCAACACGCGGGCAGGCTGTGGCTGTGTGCTGAACCGCGTTAACACCACACCTTGAAGCTATGACGTCACGTGAACGAATACTTGCCGCGCTGAACCATCAGGATCCGGACCGTGTGCCGATTGACCTGTCCGGGCACCGTTCATCGGGCATCGCGGCAATGGCCTATGCCCGCTTGCGCGAACACCTTGGCCTGCCGAAGAAGCCCATTCGCGTCTATGACCCCGTGCAGCAGCTTGCCATCGTGGATGAAGACGTCTTGCAGCTTTTCAAGGTGGACACGATCGAGCTGGGCCGCGCCTTCGCCCTCGAAGACAAGTACTGGGCGGAATGGGTGTTGCCCGACGGAACCCCCTGCCTTATGCCGGCTTGGGCCAAGCCCGACCGCCTGGACAGCGAGTGGGTGCTGCGCTCTTCCTCCACTGGCAAGGTGATTGCGCGGATGCCCGAAGGAGTCTGGTATTTCGAGCAGGCGAATTTCCCGTTCCTGGAGCGCGAGGACCTGGACCGGCTGGAGGCCGAGTTCGCCGAGTGCATGTGGTCGGGGATCGCGTCGCCGCCCGGGCCGATGGTGAGCGGCGCCGACGGCGGGGCGGTGCTGGCGGAAGGCGCGCGCAAGCTCCGGCAGCAAACCGACCGCGCGATCATCGGCCTGTTCGGCGGCAACCTGCTGGAGTTCGGCCAGTGGTTCTACCGCAATGACAACTTCTTCATGCTGCTGGCCGGCGAACCAGAGCGCGCTCACCGGTTCCTGGACAAGCTGACCGCGATCCACCTGCGCAATCTTGACCGGTTCCTCACCGCCGTGGGCGCGCAGATTGACATCATCCTCTTCGGCGACGACCTGGGCATGCAGTCCGGCCCGCAGGTCTCGCCCGCGATGTACCGGGAGTATTTCCAGCCCTGCGAACGCGCCATGTGGCAGATGGTCAAAGAACGCGCACCCCACCTGAAAATCCAGCTCCACTGCTGCGGTGGCGTGCGCGAGTTGCTGCCCGGCCTCATTGACGCCGGCCTGGACGCGATCAACCCGGTGCAAATCACTTGCCGGGGTATGGAGGCTGCCGGCCTCAAACGCGATTTCGGTTCACGCCTCACTTTCTGGGGCGGTGGCTGCGACACGCGCGATATGCTGATCAAGGGGACGCCCGCGCAAATCAGCGAGCACGTGCGTCGGCAGGTGGAAATCTGGCGGCCCGGCGGCGGCTTTGTCTTTCAGCAGGTCCACAACATCCTGGCCGACGTGCCCCCGGCGAACGTCGTCGCCATGTACGACACCGTGATGCGCGCTTAGGGCAGCGACGCCTCGCCGGGGCGTGCGCGTCCGTCCCTTCTGCAGAAGATATTGATTCCGCAGCTCCAACGCGGTTCAATCTGGCCCCGTGATCGCTAAACGAGTCATACCATGCCTGGACGTGCACGCGGGCCAGGTCACCCGCGGCGTCCGGTTCGGCATCGCCGAAGCGGGCGGCTTGCGCAACGTGGGCGATCCGGTCGAGCTGGCCATGCGCTACAATGAGCAAGGGGCCGACGAGATGGTGTTCTTCGACATTACCGCCACCGCCCATGGCCGCGCCACCATGGTGGATGTGATCGAGCGCGCCGCCGACCAATGTTTTATGCCGCTGACCGTCGGCGGGGGGCTCCGTTCCGTAGAGGATATGTACACCATGCTCCGCGCGGGCGCGGACAAGATCAGCATCAACTCCTCGGCCATCGCCAATCCCGACCTGATTCGGGCCGGGGCTGAGAAGTTCGGCAGCCAGTGCATTGTCGTCTCGATTGACGCCCGCAAAGTCGCGCCGGACCGCTGGGAGGTGTTCTCGCATGGCAGCCGCAAGGCGACCGGCTGGGACGCCGTCGAATGGGCCAAACGCGCGGTGTCCCTCGGCGCGGGCGAGATAGTGCTCAACAGCATTGATGCGGACGGCACCAGGGAAGGCTTTGACCTCGTCATCACACGCCGCATCAGCGAAGCGGTCGGTGTGCCAGTGGTAGCCAGCGGCGGCGCGGGCAAACTGGAGCACATGGCCGAGGTGCTGCTCGAGGGCAAGGCCGACGCCGTCCTCGCCGCGAGCATCTTCCACTTCGGCGAGTTCACCGTGGGCGAGGTGAAGAAGTTCCTGGCGGGCAAGGGCATTCCGGTACGGCCCGTTTGATAGGAGAGAGAGTAACCTCTGGTTGCATCAACCGGTGGGGCCCGGTCAACATTTTCATGGTCGGCAGGCCAGGATTTGCTACCTTAGTGCCTTGGCAGAAACGTGCTTATGAGCTTTTTAGATCAACTGAAGTATGACGCCAACGGCCTGATCCCGGCCATCATCCAGGAGCAGAAGACCGGGCGCGTCCTCATGATGGCCTGGATGAACCGCGTGTCATTGGAGAAAACCATCGCGACCGGCAAGACGCATTTCTGGAGCCGATCACGCCAGAAGTTCTGGATGAAGGGCGAGTCCAGCGGCCACACCCAGACAGTCAGGGCCATCGCCTTTGATTGCGACGGCGACACTCTGCTGATTCAGGTGGACCAAATTGGCGCCGCCTGCCATGAAGGCTACCAGTCCTGCTTCTTCCGAACCGTGGACGAAGATGGCGCCAGCCACCGGATCACCGAACCGCAGCTCCAAACGCCCGGGGAGATTTACGGAGCAAAGAAGTAATGGAGGACTTCGTCCCATTTGCCAGCCGCAGTTATTGTCTCATCTTTCTGCTGCTGATCGTCTCGCGGGGCATGGACTTCCTCAGCACCTGGGTAGCCACTCCCAACCTGGTGCTGGAAGGCAATCCCCTGGCCAAGAAGCTTGGCTGGAAGTGGGGCATTCCGGTGAACCTGGCGCTCTGCTTTGGCCTCTCCTTCTGGCCGTTGCCGGCAATTGTCATCGGCACCACGAGCACGCTCGTGGCCGCGCGCAATTTCCAGTCCGCCTGGCTGATGCGCTCGCTCGGTGAGCAGTTCTACCGCGACTGGCACATCGAGCGTGTTCAGGAAACCAACGTCACGCTCTACCTGTTCTGCCTGTTTGCCCAGACTCTGCTGACCGGTGGGGTGGGCGCGGCGGTAATCTACTTCAGCCACGGCCAACCCGTCTCGCTGGCGATCGGGCTCGGCATCGTGGCTTACGCCCTGGCGGTGGCCTTTTATACTCTGCTGGGAATCTGGCGCATGCGCCGCTCGACAATCCAATCAGCCCAGGCGGCCGAACGGAACCGAACGGCACAGAAAGCCTCTCCCCCACTCGGGAAGAACGACAAAGTCCTGCTCGCCGCTGGGCACCTTAACCCGCCGTGGGGCGACTAGCCTGGCACCGTCCAATATGTATTCACCCACACCCGATGAGTTTTTGAAGCTGGCTGGCCAAGGGAACCTGGTTCCCGTCACCCGCCGTTTGCTGGCCGATGTCGAGACCCCGCTCTCGGCCTACCGCAAGATCCGTGGGCCGGGTGAGTCGTTCCTGTTCGAGTCGGTCGAGGGCGGCGAGCACATCGGGCGCTACTCGTTCGTGGGCTGTAATCCGCGAGCGATTGTGCGGCAGATGGGCCGCAAGGTTGAGGTGATCGAAAACGGCAAGGTGGCCCAGGAGTTCGAGGTGCAAGGACCGGGTGGCGGGAAGAGCGCCGCCGCGCCGGGCCTGCGCGACGGCTTGGAGGCGGTCGAGCGTGTGATGAAGCAGTACCGCGCGGTGCCCGTGCCCGGCCTGCCACGGTTTACCGGCGGGGCGATCGGTTTCATTGGCTATGAATTCATCCACGATGTGGAACCCGTTGTCCGCCGCCCGCCCCACGACGATTTGCAGACCCCGGTGATCTATTTCCTGATCGCCGATCAGTTGCTCATCTTCGACCGCGTGACCCAGACCATTACCGTGCTGGTCAACGCGGTGCTGGACGACTCCACCAGCCCGGCCGAGGCCTATGAGGACGCCACCGGCGAGATTGACCGCCTCGTTTCACTGCTGGAGCAGCCGAGTGAGCACCGGCCGGTGACCGTTCCCGCGGAAGTGCCCGCGCTGCCTTTCGAGTCGAACCTGCTGCGGGAGAAGTTCGTCGCCAACGTGCTGAAGGCCAAGCAATACATCACCTCCGGCGACATCATCCAGATCGTTGGCTCCCAGCGCTTTTCCACCCCCGTCAAAGCTTGCCCGCTGGATGTTTACCGCGCCGCCCGCTCCATCAATCCATCGCCTTACATGTTCCTGCTGGAGTTGCAGGGCTTCTCGCTCGTGGGCGCCTCGCCGGAAATCCATGTCCGCTGCGAGGACCGCAATGTCGAGATTCGCCCGATCGCCGGCACGCGCCGCCGCGGCATGACGCCTGAAGAGGACCTCGCCCTCGAGCAGGAACTTCTCGCCGACCCCAAGGAGCGCGCCGAGCACGTGATGCTGGTGGATCTGGGGCGCAACGACCTGGGCCGGGTGTGCGACTACGGCACCGTGCAGGTCAAAGACCTGATGATTATCGAGCGCTACAGCCATGTGATGCACATCGTGTCCCAGGTCAAGGGCCGCCTCGCGGCGGACAAGTCGCCTTATGATTTGATGCGTGCGACCTTCCCGGCCGGCACGCTGAGCGGCGCGCCAAAGATCCGGGCCATGCAGATCATTGCCGAGCTGGAACAGACAGCGCGCGGCCCTTACGGCGGCTGCGTCGGCTATTTCTCCTTCAACGGCAACCTGGACTGCTGCATCACCATCCGCACGGCGCTCCTCAAGGACGGCCGCGCTTACGTCCAGGCGGGAGGCGGCTGGGTAAACGACTCGACGCCCGAAGGCGAATATCAGGAGACGGTGAACAAGTCCCAGGCGATGCTCAAGGCGGTTGCCATGGCCGAGACTTTCGGC is a window encoding:
- a CDS encoding uroporphyrinogen decarboxylase family protein, which produces MTSRERILAALNHQDPDRVPIDLSGHRSSGIAAMAYARLREHLGLPKKPIRVYDPVQQLAIVDEDVLQLFKVDTIELGRAFALEDKYWAEWVLPDGTPCLMPAWAKPDRLDSEWVLRSSSTGKVIARMPEGVWYFEQANFPFLEREDLDRLEAEFAECMWSGIASPPGPMVSGADGGAVLAEGARKLRQQTDRAIIGLFGGNLLEFGQWFYRNDNFFMLLAGEPERAHRFLDKLTAIHLRNLDRFLTAVGAQIDIILFGDDLGMQSGPQVSPAMYREYFQPCERAMWQMVKERAPHLKIQLHCCGGVRELLPGLIDAGLDAINPVQITCRGMEAAGLKRDFGSRLTFWGGGCDTRDMLIKGTPAQISEHVRRQVEIWRPGGGFVFQQVHNILADVPPANVVAMYDTVMRA
- the hisF gene encoding imidazole glycerol phosphate synthase subunit HisF, whose product is MIAKRVIPCLDVHAGQVTRGVRFGIAEAGGLRNVGDPVELAMRYNEQGADEMVFFDITATAHGRATMVDVIERAADQCFMPLTVGGGLRSVEDMYTMLRAGADKISINSSAIANPDLIRAGAEKFGSQCIVVSIDARKVAPDRWEVFSHGSRKATGWDAVEWAKRAVSLGAGEIVLNSIDADGTREGFDLVITRRISEAVGVPVVASGGAGKLEHMAEVLLEGKADAVLAASIFHFGEFTVGEVKKFLAGKGIPVRPV
- the hisI gene encoding phosphoribosyl-AMP cyclohydrolase, with protein sequence MSFLDQLKYDANGLIPAIIQEQKTGRVLMMAWMNRVSLEKTIATGKTHFWSRSRQKFWMKGESSGHTQTVRAIAFDCDGDTLLIQVDQIGAACHEGYQSCFFRTVDEDGASHRITEPQLQTPGEIYGAKK
- the trpE gene encoding anthranilate synthase component I → MYSPTPDEFLKLAGQGNLVPVTRRLLADVETPLSAYRKIRGPGESFLFESVEGGEHIGRYSFVGCNPRAIVRQMGRKVEVIENGKVAQEFEVQGPGGGKSAAAPGLRDGLEAVERVMKQYRAVPVPGLPRFTGGAIGFIGYEFIHDVEPVVRRPPHDDLQTPVIYFLIADQLLIFDRVTQTITVLVNAVLDDSTSPAEAYEDATGEIDRLVSLLEQPSEHRPVTVPAEVPALPFESNLLREKFVANVLKAKQYITSGDIIQIVGSQRFSTPVKACPLDVYRAARSINPSPYMFLLELQGFSLVGASPEIHVRCEDRNVEIRPIAGTRRRGMTPEEDLALEQELLADPKERAEHVMLVDLGRNDLGRVCDYGTVQVKDLMIIERYSHVMHIVSQVKGRLAADKSPYDLMRATFPAGTLSGAPKIRAMQIIAELEQTARGPYGGCVGYFSFNGNLDCCITIRTALLKDGRAYVQAGGGWVNDSTPEGEYQETVNKSQAMLKAVAMAETFGG